In Sphingobium sp. Cam5-1, the following proteins share a genomic window:
- a CDS encoding TonB-dependent receptor gives MPAFAADANDAGDDADTIIVFGRGEDKIGTAHAASEGSISGADLLVRPLLRVAELLEAVPGMVAAQHSGSGKANQYFLRGFNLDHGSDFTTYIDGVQMNFRSHGHGQGYLDLNGLIPEIIAREDFRKGPYRADGGDFALAGAAYMTTIDGYDRPWVAAEGGSFGWRRLASGGTVKAGAGNLTLVAQAKAYDGPWQEAEHLRHYAGFAKYTLPAGAGKIDATLHAYRATWRPTEQIPERIIGTPLCPDVFCSPDPSARGETTRIIGNLATVQPTWRANLYAQYYDWTMFSNPTYTDPDGTSAQIEQFDRRWILGLTGEKRWDLGSALQLKLGTENRYDAIGNVGVNRTAVRTFLSSLGRYRVNEASAALYGEATLTPLPGLRLTGGLRGDYYHYSVTAKDADADALGEGSGSDTLLSPKAAIAWRLNPSIELYANWGRGFHSNDARGAVNVDTPVPLLVRGTGKELGARVQLPGFTFTATYWWLNVGSELRFVGDSNAVEPTGASRRHGYELVAFWRPLPWLAFDGNYTASHSRYTNGDHIPNAFKNAASAGAAIVFDPWEASIRVRHLGPSPLIEDNSVRDSGSTVVNARAAWKGKRVQIYAELLNILGSRDKDIAYYYESYLPAADVEPVEGRLSRVVEPRTVRGGVKFSF, from the coding sequence TTGCCCGCCTTCGCCGCCGATGCGAACGACGCGGGCGACGACGCCGACACCATCATCGTCTTCGGCCGGGGCGAGGACAAGATCGGCACCGCCCATGCGGCCAGCGAAGGCAGCATCAGCGGCGCGGACCTGCTCGTCCGCCCGCTGCTGCGCGTTGCCGAATTGCTCGAAGCCGTACCGGGCATGGTTGCGGCCCAACATTCGGGCAGCGGCAAGGCCAATCAATATTTCCTCCGCGGCTTCAATCTCGACCATGGATCGGACTTCACCACCTATATCGACGGGGTTCAGATGAATTTCCGCAGCCATGGCCACGGCCAGGGCTATCTCGACTTGAACGGCCTCATCCCCGAAATCATCGCGCGCGAGGATTTTCGCAAAGGCCCCTATCGCGCCGATGGTGGCGACTTCGCGCTCGCGGGTGCGGCCTATATGACCACGATCGACGGCTATGACCGTCCATGGGTCGCGGCGGAGGGCGGCTCCTTCGGCTGGCGCAGGCTGGCATCAGGCGGCACCGTAAAGGCGGGCGCAGGCAATCTCACCCTCGTCGCCCAAGCCAAGGCTTATGACGGCCCGTGGCAGGAGGCTGAACATCTGCGCCATTATGCGGGCTTCGCCAAATATACGCTTCCCGCTGGGGCCGGTAAGATCGACGCCACGCTGCACGCCTATCGCGCGACATGGCGTCCGACCGAACAGATCCCCGAACGCATCATCGGCACGCCGCTTTGCCCCGATGTCTTCTGCTCGCCCGATCCATCGGCGCGCGGTGAGACGACGCGCATCATCGGCAATCTTGCCACCGTTCAGCCGACATGGCGCGCCAATCTCTACGCGCAATATTACGACTGGACGATGTTCTCCAACCCCACCTACACCGATCCCGACGGCACCAGCGCACAGATCGAGCAGTTCGACCGCCGCTGGATCCTTGGCCTGACCGGCGAAAAACGATGGGACCTTGGCTCGGCGCTGCAACTGAAGCTCGGCACGGAAAACCGCTATGACGCGATCGGCAATGTCGGCGTCAACCGCACCGCCGTCCGCACCTTCCTCTCCTCGCTCGGCCGCTACCGCGTGAACGAAGCCTCCGCCGCTCTCTATGGCGAAGCGACGCTGACCCCGCTGCCGGGCCTGCGTCTGACGGGCGGCCTGCGCGGCGACTATTATCATTATTCGGTCACAGCAAAGGACGCCGACGCCGACGCGTTGGGCGAAGGCAGCGGTTCCGACACGCTCCTCTCGCCCAAGGCCGCGATCGCCTGGCGGCTCAATCCCAGCATCGAACTTTACGCCAATTGGGGCCGGGGCTTCCATTCCAACGATGCGCGCGGCGCGGTCAATGTGGACACGCCCGTACCGTTGCTGGTGCGCGGAACCGGCAAGGAACTGGGCGCGCGCGTCCAGCTGCCCGGCTTCACCTTCACCGCTACCTATTGGTGGCTGAATGTGGGCAGCGAGTTGCGCTTCGTCGGTGACTCCAACGCGGTCGAACCCACCGGTGCCAGCCGCCGCCACGGCTATGAGCTTGTCGCTTTCTGGCGCCCGCTCCCCTGGCTCGCCTTCGACGGCAACTACACCGCCAGCCACAGCCGCTACACCAATGGCGACCATATCCCCAACGCCTTCAAAAACGCCGCCTCCGCCGGGGCCGCCATCGTGTTCGATCCATGGGAAGCCAGCATCCGCGTCCGTCACCTTGGCCCCTCGCCGCTGATCGAAGACAATAGCGTGCGCGATTCCGGTAGCACGGTCGTCAACGCGCGCGCCGCATGGAA